Proteins found in one Aspergillus puulaauensis MK2 DNA, chromosome 8, nearly complete sequence genomic segment:
- a CDS encoding putative Rho guanyl nucleotide exchange factor (COG:T;~EggNog:ENOG410Q10U;~InterPro:IPR000219,IPR041675,IPR001180,IPR035899, IPR011993,IPR001849;~PFAM:PF15405,PF00780,PF00621;~go_function: GO:0005085 - guanyl-nucleotide exchange factor activity [Evidence IEA]): MANYHNGNHHYGQSGDQQRYEAYTSPSTNPPLRRMPSYDAGDDASLFAPPPAHNLRPAEASHRYGHAGPGEHPGTHSLAAAVRDDYADPRYSQIPSANSPPRAHAQTESGYPQHQYNTSANPLSPTQTSYNPQQYALPATASQQHTGYSPLSYSSSTSYRNNSSTSPTHQPYNPAAYQATNIGTLGSPTIQRQPSVSFAQTPLSPNPYGSSHHSLPPPPPPRGPDHPYGSRPIPPYSSASPGTQFGFQAQQSSQSSVATSSYSLASPATPSTAYTSGGSLSSMTSYNSRTYAGGVPIPSHISHPSRLSDSGRAPPVEEEPPQPPAHQSGDNYDKPYSPLRLSGRSLPTPPLHQGQPPRRTDTLTRHPQARPLPGPPDETDDSQQSGGYTNGAAGNQSAGYADLVNQIQAAIPENQWRNDYQPNQRPLHIDIHNQVGRSGSTGSAHPPGADLVHLSPDERHTHTNGSVAIATGQYVNYDAYSDDSDAEAEAGVAWLRMADEEERAQAERLQERTRRESTVPTTGTLPKRSSVSAASPAQTTRADWHPPHGGESYSRHSSHDDTAPRISPYGEDSDYATQHPVTTSGSRHSSNTSGEERAEYSDEYDYPPIEDDYAFPFPQLPSSARVDAGGTGGLSEPSAHNRRMSFDYGDETDGSLSQRRQSQHSGSEGSFGDNEPGDLFFHPGMRPLPPPPQEPVDNATLIPHLLPAGTYRHQDFGDIPQYSPTYIPAPSPDAYSVTAPSPTQFSRSTSLTTHPIGPRADPPIRSKTDADKAKYRQQQEMLRQGLLKLDPSMVDTAAAAIPLDLPIIPAGRRKKFHPAKLSSEDFRRCEEPWALSTVLAWIRDLTEDETDLKEHAVIDAIVALFTHKVPTMNIADAETLAARVVQNMLDQGALVKEEEWVKFSHGMMSGVLFQITGTGCYSPVLHEQETEGEVVGRCYSHHCMRTLRKVNLRAQLMEPEKKVEDWVTFYKVSKEILEAHPKKEIDRQNNLHEIVTTEDSFIGQLDVLRELYRDRLAHSEPSIIPPKRASKFLNDVFGKIDAVKRVNEDYLLAQLKYRQKEQGPFIAGFSDIFREWIRKAKAVYISYAETFPHANYLIRKEAERNVVFRQFLSTARDHKLSNRLSWDTFLKAPITRIQRYTLLLSTVHRNMLKDSEEKTNLAQAIEEIKIVALECDNKVGEMGKKIDLRELATKLQLRPDMRKRVELNLDFLGREVVYRGDLQRPGFRTRFLVDTHAILFDHFLVLAKLSITKDTARTIKHESYDVSKLPIPMDLLVLESTHEEPVVKSAVRGVVAAAPGAQPGALAHTNTDTSGKGFVPTTVLENSKDDKVLYPFKVKHLGLNETYILYAPSPQNRKDWCDKITEAKTKHAASLYAQNAEPFRLRVLSDTAFASSDSSPPPSGAVIKGTPLDRAVKDVEKNYPLSSRPSPICRAAVHCATVFEQPAGRKMCAIGTDYGVYISEYNDPRGWSRAIAMARVTQIAVFEEFNVFLLIADRSLIAYHLDVVCPASGMNNQTTSDSARRAPQKLSGNREVGFFAAGQMKDRTLVMYKKRDGLSSTFKILEPVLQKSATSRSRFFSSRRSQTEFFREYDEFYIPAESYGMNLFHSSLAISTQKGIEILTLDKKQTWSVPEFRTEAQEAQTHLNEISRRITGLRPLGMFRLSDAEFLVTYTECAVYVNQHGDVSRSVVLEFVGRAHSACLYGKFLILFNEDFVEVRNAMNGRLRQVIPGHNVVCLDDGSRFPGSGANSIPTSSGDTVNLSSGSSNGATLANQGRTIKICMQHPDHPRNLVVLELIENEGSKD; the protein is encoded by the exons ATGGCGAATTATCACAATGGCAACCATCATTACGGCCAGTCCGGGGACCAGCAGCGCTATGAGGCCTACACCTCTCCCTCCACCAACCCGCCGCTCCGGAGAATGCCAAGTTACGACGCGGGGGATGACGCGAGTCTCTTTGCTCCTCCGCCCGCCCACAACTTGAGGCCCGCGGAGGCAAGCCATCGATACGGACATGCAGGCCCCGGCGAGCATCCAGGAACTCATAGCctagctgctgctgtgcgCGACGACTACGCCGACCCCCGGTACTCCCAAATCCCTTCGGCCAACTCGCCGCCCCGAGCCCACGCCCAGACAGAGTCCGGctatcctcaacaccagtATAATACGTCTGCGAACCCGCTGTCACCAACGCAAACTTCATATAACCCGCAACAGTATGCCTTGCCTGCCACCGCTTCGCAGCAACATACCGGATATTCCCCGCTCTCATACTCCTCTTCTACCTCCTaccgcaacaacagcagtaCATCGCCGACCCATCAACCGTATAACCCGGCCGCTTACCAGGCGACAAACATTGGCACTCTTGGATCTCCCACGATACAACGCCAGCCGAGCGTGAGTTTCGCGCAAACTCCCCTTTCGCCGAACCCGTACGGCTCTTCGCACCATTCGttgcctcctccccctccgcctcgcGGACCCGACCACCCCTACGGAAGTCGTCCCATCCCGCCATACTCCAGCGCTTCGCCAGGCACGCAGTTTGGATTTCAAGCACAGCAATCTAGCCAATCTTCCGTCGCTACTTCGTCCTATAGTCTAGCCTCCCCAGCCACACCAAGCACAGCCTATACGTCTGGTGGATCGCTGTCCAGTATGACCTCTTATAATTCACGTACCTACGCCGGAGGGGTCCCGATTCCCTCGCACATCTCCCATCCGTCTCGCCTGTCCGATTCTGGCCGGGCACCACcagtcgaagaagagcccCCGCAGCCCCCAGCGCATCAATCTGGCGATAATTACGACAAGCCATACAGCCCACTCCGTCTGTCAGGGCGGTCGCTTCCTACGCCACCGCTTCACCAAGGTCAGCCGCCTCGGAGAACGGACACCTTGACGCGACACCCTCAGGCACGTCCTCTTCCCGGGCCCCCAGATGAAACCGACGACAGCCAGCAATCGGGTGGATATACGAACGGTGCAGCCGGCAATCAGTCCGCCGGCTATGCCGATCTCGTTAACCAAATTCAGGCTGCAATCCCGGAGAATCAGTGGCGCAATGATTACCAGCCTAATCAAAGGCCACTTCATATCGACATACATAACCAGGTTGGCCGATCGGGATCAACAGGCTCGGCCCATCCCCCAGGCGCAGATCTTGTCCACCTCTCTCCGGATGAAAGACACACCCATACGAATGGAAGTGTAGCAATAGCCACCGGGCAGTATGTAAACTATGATGCGTACAGCGATGATAGTGATGCCGAGGCAGAGGCCGGCGTGGCTTGGCTGCGGAtggctgatgaggaggaacGCGCTCAAGCCGAGCGGCTGCAGGAGCGAACACGGCGAGAATCGACTGTACCGACGACCGGCACTCTTCCCAAACGGTCCTCCGTTTCGGCTGCCTCGCCGGCGCAAACTACTCGTGCGGATTGGCATCCTCCACATGGCGGCGAGAGCTACTCGAGGCATTCTTCGCATGATGATACAGCGCCGCGCATTAGCCCTTACGGCGAAGACTCCGACTACGCTACCCAGCATCCGGTCACGACCTCTGGTTCCCGGCACAGCTCCAATACGTCGGGCGAAGAGCGCGCGGAGTACTCTGATGAATATGACTACCCCCCGATCGAGGATGACTACGCATTCCCATTTCCTCAGCTACCGTCGAGCGCGCGAGTCGATGCAGGAGGCACTGGCGGTTTGTCCGAACCAAGCGCGCATAACCGCCGGATGAGTTTCGATTACGGGGACGAAACGGATGGCTCTTTGTCGCAGCGCAGGCAGTCACAGCACTCGGGGAGCGAAGGCTCTTTCGGTGATAACGAGCCTGGGGATCTATTTTTCCACCCAGGAATGCGGCCACtccctccacctccccagGAACCCGTCGATAACGCAACACTGATAccccacctcctcccagccgGCACATACCGACACCAGGACTTCGGAGACATTCCACAGTATTCACCCACCTACATCCCTGCACCTTCCCCAGACGCATATTCAGTGACCGCGCCCAGCCCCACCCAGTTCTCCCGGTCTACATCGTTGACGACTCATCCCATTGGACCTCGTGCTGACCCGCCAATCAGGTCCAAGACCGATGCGGACAAGGCGAAATAcagacagcagcaggaaATGCTGCGGCAGGGCTTGCTGAAGCTGGATCCATCTATGGTGGAcaccgccgctgctgcaATTCCCCTTGACCTGCCCATAATCCCCGCCGGTCGCCGCAAGAAGTTCCACCCCGCCAAGCTGTCGTCGGAGGACTTCCGTCGTTGCGAGGAACCCTGGGCTCTCAGCACTGTTCTTGCTTGGATTAGAGACTTGACGGAGGATGAGACGGACCTCAAAGAGCATGCCGTCATTGATGCGATAGTTGCCTTGTTTACTCACAAGGTCCCGACGATGAACATCGCGGATGCCGAGACCCTCGCTGCGCGCGTCGTCCAGAACATGCTCGACCAGGGAGCACTCgtcaaggaggaagaatgggtcaAGTTCAGTCATGGAATGATGTCCGGCGTGCTATTCCAAATCACCGGTACCGGATGCTACTCTCCTGTGCTGCATGAGCAGGAGACTGagggtgaggttgttgggCGCTGTTACTCGCATCACTGCATGCGAACTCTCAGAAAGGTGAATCTGAGGGCGCAGCTCATGGAAcctgagaagaaggtggaGGACTGGGTCACGTTTTACAAAGTTTCAAAGGAAATCCTGGAAGCGCACCcgaagaaggagattgaCCGGCAGAACAATCTACACGAGATTGTCACCACCGAGGATTCCTTCATAGGCCAGCTTGATGTCCTGCGAGAACTCTACCGTGATCGCCTTGCCCACTCGGAACCCTCGATCATCCCACCAAAACGTGCAAGCAAATTCCTCAACGACGTGTTTGGGAAGATAGATGCTGTGAAGAGGGTCAATGAGGATTACCTCCTGGCGCAATTGAAGTATCGTCAGAAAGAACAGGGTCCGTTTATTGCCGGGTTCAGTGATATCTTCCGAGAATGGATCcgcaaggccaaggccgTCTATATCAGCTATGCCGAAACATTCCCTCACGCAAACTACCTTATTCGCAAGGAAGCTGAAAGGAACGTTGTTTTCCGCCAGTTCCTTAGTACTGCTCGTGATCACAAACTCTCTAACCGTCTTAGCTGGGATACTTTCCTGAAAGCTCCTATTACTCGAATTCAACGATACACCCTACTTTTGTCCACTGTTCACCGCAATATGCTCAAGGACTCCGAGGAAAAGACAAACCTAGCTCAAGCCATTGAGGAAATCAAAATCGTCGCATTGGAGTGCGACAACAAGGTCGGCGAGATGGGCAAGAAGATCGATCTGAGGGAACTAGCCACAAAGCTGCAACTACGACCCGACATGAGAAAGCGCGTCGAGCTGAACTTGGACTTCTTGGGCCGAGAAGTCGTATACCGTGGCGATTTGCAGCGGCCAGGCTTCCGGACGCGGTTTTTGGTCGATACCCATGCAATTCTGTTCGACCATTTCCTGGTACTGGCCAAGTTGTCCATTACCAAGGATACCGCCCGGACGATCAAACATGAGAGCTATGATGTATCCAAGTTGCCCATTCCAATGGATCTCTTGGTACTGGAGAGCACTCATGAAGAACCTGTCGTGAAATCAGCTGTCAGAGGAGTGGTTGCCGCGGCCCCAGGAGCTCAACCTGGCGCTCTAGCACACACTAACACAGACACATCAGGCAAGGGGTTCGTCCCTACCACGGTGCTCGAAAATTCGAAAGACGACAAGGTTCTATATCCCTTCAAAGTCAAGCATCTTGGGCTCAATGAAACCTACATCTTATACGCCCCGTCACCGCAAAACCGAAAGGACTGGTGCGATAAGATCACCGAAGCCAAAACAAAGCATGCCGCGTCTTTGTACGCACAGAATGCAGAGCCTTTCCGTCTTCGCGTTCTGTCGGACACGGCCTTTGCCAGCTCTGATAGCTCTCCACCACCCAGCGGTGCGGTTATCAAGGGCACGCCGCTCGATCGCGCAGTtaaggatgttgagaagaaCTATCCCTTGTCTTCTCGACCGTCACCTATTTGTCGTGCTGCGGTCCACTGTGCCACTGTTTTCGAACAGCCCGCAGGTCGCAAGATGTGCGCCATCGGGACTGATTATGGGGTCTACATCTCGGAGTACAATGACCCCAGAGGCTGGTCTCGG GCTATTGCCATGGCACGAGTTACTCAAATCGCCGTTTTCGAAGAGTTTAACGTTTTCCTCTTGATTGCGGACAGGTCACTGATTGCATACCACCTTGATGTTGTCTGCCCAGCGAGCGGCATGAATAACCAGACAACCAGTGACTCCGCGCGGCGAGCGCCGCAGAAGCTCTCCGGGAATCGAGAAGTGGGCTTCTTCGCGGCAGGACAGATGAAAGACCGCACCCTCGTTATGTACAAGAAGCGGGACGGTCTGTCGTCGACCTTCAAG ATTCTCGAGCCGGTCTTGCAAAAGTCGGCAACGAGCCGCAGTCGATTTTTCAGTTCTCGCCGCTCGCAGACGGAGTTTTTCCGCGAGTACGACGAGTTCTATATCCCTGCGGAGAGTTATGGCATGAACCTGTTCCATTCATCGCTCGCAATCTCGACACAGAAAGGAATCGAAATTCTCACACTGGACAAGAAGCAGACTTGGTCTGTCCCTGAGTTCCGCACCGAGGCGCAGGAAGCACAAACACACCTCAACGAGATTTCCCGACGGATCACCGGTCTACGGCCGCTGGGCATGTTCCGTCTCAGTGACGCAGAGTTCCTTGTCACATACACCGAGTGTGCCGTTTACGTCAACCAGCATGGTGACGTATCACGCAGTGTGGTGTTGGAGTTTGTCGGGCGCGCACACTCCGCCTGTCTATATGGCAAATTCCTCATTCTTTTCAACGAGGACTTTGTGGAAGTCCGCAATGCCATGAACGGACGTCTACGGCAGGTTATCCCCGGCCACAACGTTGTCTGCCTTGACGACGGCAGCCGCTTCCCTGGTTCTGGGGCAAACAGCATCCCCACGAGCTCTGGCGATACCGTCAACCTCTCAAGCGGCTCATCCAACGGAGCCACCTTGGCCAACCAAGGCCGCACTATCAAAATCTGCATGCAGCATCCTGACCACCCGCGGAACCTAGTTGTCCTTGAACTGATTGAAAACGAAGGGTCAAAGGATTAA
- a CDS encoding uncharacterized protein (COG:Q;~EggNog:ENOG410PJRY;~InterPro:IPR014185,IPR011057,IPR006913;~PFAM:PF04828;~go_function: GO:0008270 - zinc ion binding [Evidence IEA];~go_function: GO:0016846 - carbon-sulfur lyase activity [Evidence IEA];~go_function: GO:0051907 - S-(hydroxymethyl)glutathione synthase activity [Evidence IEA];~go_process: GO:0046294 - formaldehyde catabolic process [Evidence IEA]) translates to MAAPSLHPLVDNGVSQGKANFPGGTLYCHCPSNKVSVKLTSDVLHNHACGCSKCWKPAGSLFSVVGVVPTTALSVTANKEKLSILDKSAPIQRYACTGCGVHLFGRIEVDHPFKGLDFVHVELSEGKGKEGWQGVQFAGFVSSLIGQGLEPELVPSVRERLGKLGLQSYDALSPPLMDAIATFNAKKDGVVFKASI, encoded by the coding sequence ATGGCCGCTCCCTCCCTCCACCCGCTCGTCGACAACGGCGTCTCGCAAGGAAAAGCCAACTTCCCAGGCGGAACCCTCTACTGCCACTGCCCCTCCAACAAAGTCAGCGTGAAGCTCACCTCCGACGTCCTCCACAACCACGCCTGCGGGTGCTCCAAGTGCTGGAAACCCGCGGGCTCGCTCTTCTCCGTGGTCGGCGTGGTGCCCACCACCGCGCTCTCCGTCACAGCCAACAAAGAAAAACTGtccatcctcgacaagaGCGCGCCGATCCAGCGCTACGCTTGCACGGGCTGTGGTGTGCATCTGTTTGGGCGTATTGAGGTCGACCACCCGTTCAAGGGCCTGGACTTTGTGCATGTTGAGCTGAgtgaggggaaggggaaggaggggtGGCAGGGGGTGCAGTTTGCGGGCTTTGTGTCGAGTCTTATTGGGCAGGGATTGGAGCCGGAGCTTGTCCCGAGTGTGCGTGAGAGACTGGGCAAGTTGGGACTGCAGAGTTATGATGCCCTTAGCCCGCCGCTGATGGATGCTATTGCGACGTTTAATGCGAAGAAGGACGGCGTTGTGTTTAAGGCGTCCATTTAG